Genomic segment of Drosophila willistoni isolate 14030-0811.24 chromosome 2L unlocalized genomic scaffold, UCI_dwil_1.1 Seg139, whole genome shotgun sequence:
GGCGTCGCATTGCATTTATGTTTAGAGATTCCTTTACGATTGATCAATTAAAATCACAAATTCGTAAATTGAAACGATACTATGTGAATGAGTGTCTGGCCATTGAGAGTAGTCAATGTCAGGGATTAAGTCATGTGCCACGTTATTCATTCTTTAGGGATCTAAGTTTTTTGGCTGCCACAAAATCATTTCAGTTGGCTCAGATCAGGGCCAAATTGTGCAATGAGCAAATCAACTGTACCATTGAGGATGCGGATGCCTTTCTCCTGAATAGCAGTCAGGAACGCATGCCCAGTGTTCATGTTGATTTTCAGACACCCGCATATGGATCCTATGAGGGTAAGTTGCGAAAAAAAGGAAgtattaatttatattattcaccccttcaatttgtttgtttagcTTCGCTGAATGAAGAAGAGGCAGAGGAAGCGGACGAAGCATTTGATAGTAATTTCAATAAGGAAAGGCTAAATACTTCTTATATACGCGCTGAATCGGGTACAGATCGTTGGTATCCCACAGAACATTGTGTTAGTTGCTCTAAGAACAAACGCGATGATGAAGATGTGTGGAAAAGTGGTAGAAACAGAGGCATTATGAGCCAGCCTAGAGCAGTCCGAAATAAAGCCTATATTCAAAGTGAATCCACAATAACCGATCAATGTGATTGCACATACGAATGTAATCAGGATGAAGATGCATCTGAACATGAGTTATCTAGAAGTGGTAGCAGATCTTGGGAACAGTATGAAAAAGACAGCAATCAGAGCCACGACACAACTTGGCCTACTGCCAATAATTCCCAATCGATTAGACATGGTGCAAGCAATAGAAATAGTGGCAATAACACGCCATCGGTGGGGTATAGTGGACACAACTCCCCATCAATCAGGCATGGTCGGGTTAGTGGCTACAACTCACCAACAGAAGACACTTGGACCCATCATAGAAGTAATCTACATCTAAGAAGCACTAGCCTCTACAGCAATTGGCCAGGACCCAAGCTATGTGGTCAGACTAGACCTAAAAAGTATCTTATCCGGTGTAAACCATGCGCCAAGACGCGTACTTCAGAAAAGAATTACGGACGATACTGGAAACGCAACAATGAGGCCATGTGCCAGAGATTAAATGCCGAATTGTCGAGGCAAAGTAACGAAGATTCATATCAATGTGCCTTTAGAAGGCAATGTAATTTAGATCATGCACGTCGTAGATCTTCGGGAGCTGAAAGACATGGCTTAGAATCAAATCCCTATACCTATCCATATCAGGCACAGCAACAGATGGTTCCTGTGGGAACCAGTTATGAGAATGCAAAGATACCTTTGTATttcaaaaagaagaaacgTAAACATTATTATGAAGAGCAACCAGCAGTCGGATGTATTCAGCAACCTCTACACAACAATTGCCATTGTTCGTGCAACTGTAATGGATCCATAATGATGCCTTGTCCATTACATCAACATAGCTTTCAGTATCAGCAACCACAATATCCACAAATTCCAGCACCACCCACTAATAATATGGAATATCCACCCAATATTGATAACGATAATGCACCACAAAATGCGAATAGTCCAGCAAATCGAGTAAGTCAACCAATAGAGGAGCCACGTACTGGAGCAGCGGAAAACGACTTGCAGCCTATGAGAACATCTGATCAACCACAAGAGCTAATGGAGAATCAAAGACCTAACCCGCCAGCTATGTCACCACCTAGAGATACTGGTCAATACGAATATGTAGATAATCCTGCAATTGAGTGTGGGCAGAACGAAAATAATGCTGAGCAGGAATATAGATCTTCAAAGAATCAAGATCCCTATGCACTTAACAATCAGGAGCCGCAATATAGATCTTCACTTGATCGACGACAGAATCAAGATCATCCCGAGCGTGCATTTCAACGAGATGAAAATTATTCCGCGTATGAAAGTCCTCCTCAGTATGTTGTTTGCCCCTCGTACGATCGAGATAGGCCTAGAGAATATCGACGATCGCGGCGTAGACATGACAATGATATGGAATATGAAGATTATAGAAGCAGACGGCGCTCAAATGATTATATGGATGAACGAGAAAGATACTCAAGGTACAGAGAAAGGTCAGAAGAAtcgggaagaaaaagaagtagCTCacgaagaagagatagagatgATATCAAATATGTGGAATGTCCTGCATATAGACGAAGATCTTCTAGACGACGACATTATGATGATGAAGACGATCAATCTACTAATGGACAAAGAACATCACGTAATAGTAGACATAGTACAGAACAAGAATACTATGATGATCGACCGGATAGGGAAACTAGAGAAACAAGAGATGAAGAAAGTTGCGATGAAGATTGTCCTGGCTTTAGTGGACATAGACAAGATCAAGAGACAATAAATCCGCCTCCTAGCAAAGCCAAGCCTAAAATGGAAGCCAGCAAAAATTGTGGCAAGAAAGAGTGTCTGTTTGTaaagaaaacacaacaacaacaaagaatgAGTTCAAAAAAACCCATGGAGGAACCACGAGCACGCAATCGTAGCCAATCAAGTTCTTCACGAGCTCAAGGAACTGTCAAGACCGCAAAAGGACGATCAACTTCTAGATCAAGAAATCGTAACGCGGCTGCGTCCGACATAGATGGTATAGAAACAGAAACTGAAAGAAACTATCCAATGGAATGCGAATGTGAAAGTGATTCAGATCATCATCATAGGACAGGAAAAAATAGGCGATCCTCTTATGGCAAAGGGAGAGAATCATCAAATCCTCCAACAGAAATAGATACCGAAGTAGAACAGGAGATGCGGCCTAAACAACGAAAGCCTTTCAAATGTGTCAAAATGTGTGAAGTGGCAGTGGAAACCGATATCGATATGACACTCAAGGGACGAAAGTGTATTAAAACTCATTTAGATTGTTACTGTTCCAGCGAGAGACCGGAGAATTCCAACAATTTGCTATTATGCGAATGTGATACGGATACAAAGAGTGCAGATTCTCGGAAAGTTACACAAAAATCTAATGGAAATGGAAACAACTCCAAACGTGCATCACCAAAGCTAAATAATAAGAATTGTCCAACATCAGCaccaacaagaaaaacaacaactattaaTACGGGCAATAAGAATCGTCAACGTTCTGGCTTTGAGGCTTCACCCGAATTGCCTAATACCTTTCAAACccaaccagcagcagcagcagcagcaatgcCACCGACTGTAAAACCTGTCATTCTAAAATCTTTTTTAATACCTCCAACCATTGCAAAAGCCACCATGGGCATAATTAATAATCATATTTCCAATTTCAATCAACTTCTCCTAGATCAACAATGTCTGGCCAATAAGCCAGTGGTTCGTTGTTTGCGTAGGAAACCCATACCCAAGCCTTCGCGTAAGAATCAAACAAGTGAACATCCGACTGTCGTATTGACTGGTAATCCATTTAAATCCATAGATTTTAATGCCACCAAAAGAGATGTAATAATACTCCATCCTCCGGTTAAGGATTTTCGCCCGTCAATAAATTCCTTTGCCATGGATGACGTCGAAGTCAAACGTGTGAAAGTTCAAAATTCTCAGCCGGATGCTAATTTACAATCTCGAGCACCTCCTTCACCGCCGCCAGTTAAACCCAAGCGAATAATTCACTAACCGGctgataaaataaaaaaacaccaaacacCTACTACCAATTCATTATAGTTGCAATTTTTTCCCCACAataaaacaaccaacaaccaCCCAAAAATTGAacagtatttttaaaaacaatacaaTTAACCCATCGATGGGGTGTTACGCTTCAGTCAATCAATCAACTAGCTCCTTGGATAATTAATTTATGACCCTTCACTTTCTTTTGCCAAACAATCATTCAAGCGTATCGAAGCGTTGGGATCATGAAggtttattaatattatatatctAGATATGGGAAGTTCTTTTTCTGAATTCTGTTAGCTTAAGTCAATGGacatctaacaataagttaTTATATATAGATTATTCCAGAATTCTTTATTTACATCCAAATACTGtaaagttttcaaaaacaaGAATTTGAAAGACATTTTTGAAAACCGCAAAGTTAGTTTATGTTACTTTTGTCCGCCAAAAGCATGAATTCAACGTCTATAATAatctttaataataaaattcaaatcatAATGCTACCCTCAACTTATCAAGAATACGTGTTCAGTAACTGGTATGCTGATTAGGTTAGGACTATCTTTATTTACTTAAAAGAGGCCTCATTAACGTTCCGAGACTAGTGAGATAGTTGTCTAAACAGTatcagtaaaaaaaaacaagtaattaacgcatttttaaatgtttccCAAATGAAAGTGTATatgtgaaatattttattaaaagtaGTTTATCAAAAGCGGcagaaattcaaaaaaaacCATAGAGGAACCACGAAAATTActaatttgtattttaaagTAACTCATTCAAGCTTGTTCCCGTTATCAATTCCAAATAAATTTTCGGAATCTTTTCCAAATATATTTGTCCGCTTGATTCGCTTTCAAATAGTTAGTACTTTGATCAATGTATTATCGCAGGAATCTTTCAATTTTAACTtataaagtttgtttttttaattcccAACCGATTGTGAAACTAAACAGATTtattggtggttcttgaaatagctatacagacaacctgctcacctttttgtgctatctttgaaataatcttcttttggaAGATCTACCTCGACCCGGCTAAAttgtttgatttaaatttcaaataggtcgtaatctaacCAGATAAACCGATTTATAAAATCTACTACCTTGCCAATTTTAAGAATAAAATATTACCGAGATACACCCCTAAAGATGagttgtatatacatatggcAACGTTAAAACTTATGAAATCCTTAAAAGAAATAAGTTTTTTCTCTCACGGTCCTAAGAAatcttttaaacaaaatatacttATTTATCCAAGATCCTGTTAAAtcttttgaaataaaaatatatttatttattctgagatttttttaatatgtagAAAGAATAATGGATTgcttttgaaaaaatttgttaaattcgCTGGAAAGTTTTTATGATTCACAAATGCCACttataaaagagaaaaagaatgaaaaaacaaagttaaaaGTATTAATTATTATGGATAATTGTTCGATTAGACAAACCCATATAAAAAGATTgcagaaaataaaatgttttaatttaagaTTCAGTTAGACATTCTCAATCGGGTATAACAATCAAATAATCTTAATAAGACTATTTACCTATAAGAAAAATTTAGCTGATCATCTCAACGAATTTGTGGAAAAGGACCCCTAAAAAGTACTTTATTCAGCATTTGTTTAGGAGTACCACAAACGTTTTCGTCCTTTTGTACCTATAGTGTTGTATCAGTTTATAGTCTAAGCCTGACCCTGACCATATGTTGTTCGGTTGCACAGAGCAGTGTAACATATGGCCAGTAGACATAGACACGAGCCAGAAATGAAAGAGTCTTCTCCACAGGAAAGTTAATTGATGTGTGTCAGAGCTCATCCCCTCATACCCCGAGTGGCTCCTCCCTCTATCGCACTCTCTCGAGAGAGGGGTGAGAACCCCATCTCtctctgagtgtgtgtgtgctgttGAGCGTGAAAGTCacaaagtataaaaaaaataatagtgaaaaaaaagaaagagagaagatCCCATGTCCATGATAGCGCCAATTTGGCACAAGCTATGACCGACGCGTGCCTCTCTTGCTTGGTTCGGTCTCCTGGTGTAGGCGTGAATATAGCAGCAAGGGAAAGGACCACAAGAGGgacagagagatagatagaaaaGGCATTCAACCATTCTAACCCCTAACtgctgtgtgtgtggtggTAGCTTCTGTCTCTCCTTCTGGCGATCCTTGGGCTCAACAGTATGGTAATTGCCCAAGGTAAGCAGATCCTGCCAGAAAGGGACATGGGGCAAAGGGTCATTTGCGGGCCATTTACACAAACTTGGCCAGCGGTAACAGCGCAGCAGCGgtgaaaatatttgtaaatggtAAAATCATCTTCAAGGGTTGTTGGACTGACTTCAACTCCGACTCGAAATTCCAATTCTGACGTCGACTTCCATTTCACAAAGTCTCGTCATCAGTCAGTTGCAAGGCAACTTGCGTGCTGTTTAGAACTCTTCTTATCCGCCATGAGCTATTATTACTCATCTGAGGACGATTTGGGCAATACGAGCCCAGAGTTTCAATTGCAGAATTATCATCCATATATCTCAAACGATTGGCAATTTCTGCAAGTGGATGCTAaggaccagcagcagcaggaacaaCAGGACCACCTTCATCtcgatcatcatcatcagcaggaACATCAGCAAGAGAAAAAGATTATAAGATCGGCTCTAAGCGATCAAACCACTCTTAGTCCCACCGTACAGAAGCGAAGACGTCAGGCAGCCAATGCCCGGGAAAGGAAACGTATGAATGGCCTTAACGAAGCTTTCGATCGCCTCAGAGAAGTTGTGCCCGCCCCCTCGATTGACCAGAAATTATCCAAATACGAGACATTGCAAATGGCTCAATCCTATATATTGGCCCTCTGCGATCTCCTTAATAATGGCGAAGATGTGGACGATGCGGCTTCTTATACGATTTTTGGCGGTAGCGAAAGCAGCTACGAAATGAACGGAGGGCAGTAGAAGAGATACAGATGAGATAACCAAAGTGAACAATGCGTAAAAAGTGTTTTAGTATAAAAGAAATCTAAATATAAGATTCGTTGTGATagttgaaataaataataaaaaaaaaaaaaacaaaaagaaatgaaaaagcTATTAAACGTGAAAAAAACTGGCACTTAAGTTTCAGAGGGAAAAGAactcaacaatttttttttcacaagaactcattaaattaaatgcagCGTTTAATTTAAGGTGCTCAACTAATGAAATTCTTTGGAGAAACTTTCACAGCAAAGAATAATATTAAAAGAGAATAGTTAAATGTGGAATACCTTAGTTTAATCTAAACGCAAGTCAGTATATTGTATACTATTCGATTAGATTTGCTAATGCAATTGGTAACATGGCCAAAAGTAAACAGTATCTAAGAATATTTCCGATTAGATTTACCATAGGTAATTTAAGAGGTTAAAACCATTAGATTGCATGGGCAgtcagcaaaaaaaagaaaccagtCGAATCAGCTAAACAAAATTGTTAATACATCATGAACAATTGTTTCTAAAACTCAACTCTCAATTGTGACTATGGGTTTATTCTTTAACAACTAACGCTGTAAATGTCGAACATTTTGCTTATTATTTGGCCTCTTTTTAATGCAACTTTTTGTTTGATATTAtctaaattgtttttttaagtaattaaagttaatggcaaacaaaattttcttaGCATTACTAtacacaacaaattttttagaGATTATTTGTAACCTCTTAATCCATAATCGTAATCGCCAGTTGTTCTCTGGGAAATGCTTCTTAATTTCCACAGTTTCCTATAAGGTAGAATGATTTATAAACAAGCCGAAAAGTAAACGAAATTTAAACGCAGCAAAATTGCAGAATAGCAGCaagaaaattttgtaaacCAATAACAATCCTTGAAAGTAAACTTTATATAGAACTATACATACCatataaaacaagaaaatagGAAGAAAAACAGGACTAACTTTGGACCGGGCAAATGCCAGGTAGGCACTCAAGGTAGGAGGGCAAGGGCCCTCCTAATAAGGATTTGGACGATACGTTTGAAATTATATGCATTAACGTTAAAGGACCTCTTGaaacttttgaaattttcagtattgaaaaaagtttttattgaCGAGATGAAATTTCATGTAGTAGAGTAGCAGTTTTTAGTCAATAGGGCCCTTGTATGGCCGGTGGGCCCTTAGGGTCCCAGTCCGATCCTGAACATAGCTATATAaactcgtcgtgctgatcaagaagatacatatgcatatacatatggagatgcttccttttaTCCGTTGcagcaaaaatgaaatgccCTTATGAAATGGTAATGGTAAGAATAATATCTTCTA
This window contains:
- the LOC6638179 gene encoding uncharacterized protein LOC6638179 isoform X2, which produces MEDLPKLIRVYRANECLWNPNSLGFYNTTLRDSAWRRIAFMFRDSFTIDQLKSQIRKLKRYYVNECLAIESSQCQGLSHVPRYSFFRDLSFLAATKSFQLAQIRAKLCNEQINCTIEDADAFLLNSSQERMPSVHVDFQTPAYGSYEASLNEEEAEEADEAFDSNFNKERLNTSYIRAESGTDRWYPTEHCVSCSKNKRDDEDVWKSGRNRGIMSQPRAVRNKAYIQSESTITDQCDCTYECNQDEDASEHELSRSGSRSWEQYEKDSNQSHDTTWPTANNSQSIRHGASNRNSGNNTPSVGYSGHNSPSIRHGRVSGYNSPTEDTWTHHRSNLHLRSTSLYSNWPGPKLCGQTRPKKYLIRCKPCAKTRTSEKNYGRYWKRNNEAMCQRLNAELSRQSNEDSYQCAFRRQCNLDHARRRSSGAERHGLESNPYTYPYQAQQQMVPVGTSYENAKIPLYFKKKKRKHYYEEQPAVGCIQQPLHNNCHCSCNCNGSIMMPCPLHQHSFQYQQPQYPQIPAPPTNNMEYPPNIDNDNAPQNANSPANRVSQPIEEPRTGAAENDLQPMRTSDQPQELMENQRPNPPAMSPPRDTGQYEYVDNPAIECGQNENNAEQEYRSSKNQDPYALNNQEPQYRSSLDRRQNQDHPERAFQRDENYSAYESPPQYVVCPSYDRDRPREYRRSRRRHDNDMEYEDYRSRRRSNDYMDERERYSRYRERSEESGRKRSSSRRRDRDDIKYVECPAYRRRSSRRRHYDDEDDQSTNGQRTSRNSRHSTEQEYYDDRPDRETRETRDEESCDEDCPGFSGHRQDQETINPPPSKAKPKMEASKNCGKKECLFVKKTQQQQRMSSKKPMEEPRARNRSQSSSSRAQGTVKTAKGRSTSRSRNRNAAASDIDGIETETERNYPMECECESDSDHHHRTGKNRRSSYGKGRESSNPPTEIDTEVEQEMRPKQRKPFKCVKMCEVAVETDIDMTLKGRKCIKTHLDCYCSSERPENSNNLLLCECDTDTKSADSRKVTQKSNGNGNNSKRASPKLNNKNCPTSAPTRKTTTINTGNKNRQRSGFEASPELPNTFQTQPAAAAAAMPPTVKPVILKSFLIPPTIAKATMGIINNHISNFNQLLLDQQCLANKPVVRCLRRKPIPKPSHFNATKRDVIILHPPVKDFRPSINSFAMDDVEVKRVKVQNSQPDANLQSRAPPSPPPVKPKRIIH
- the LOC6638179 gene encoding uncharacterized protein LOC6638179 isoform X1; this encodes MEDLPKLIRVYRANECLWNPNSLGFYNTTLRDSAWRRIAFMFRDSFTIDQLKSQIRKLKRYYVNECLAIESSQCQGLSHVPRYSFFRDLSFLAATKSFQLAQIRAKLCNEQINCTIEDADAFLLNSSQERMPSVHVDFQTPAYGSYEASLNEEEAEEADEAFDSNFNKERLNTSYIRAESGTDRWYPTEHCVSCSKNKRDDEDVWKSGRNRGIMSQPRAVRNKAYIQSESTITDQCDCTYECNQDEDASEHELSRSGSRSWEQYEKDSNQSHDTTWPTANNSQSIRHGASNRNSGNNTPSVGYSGHNSPSIRHGRVSGYNSPTEDTWTHHRSNLHLRSTSLYSNWPGPKLCGQTRPKKYLIRCKPCAKTRTSEKNYGRYWKRNNEAMCQRLNAELSRQSNEDSYQCAFRRQCNLDHARRRSSGAERHGLESNPYTYPYQAQQQMVPVGTSYENAKIPLYFKKKKRKHYYEEQPAVGCIQQPLHNNCHCSCNCNGSIMMPCPLHQHSFQYQQPQYPQIPAPPTNNMEYPPNIDNDNAPQNANSPANRVSQPIEEPRTGAAENDLQPMRTSDQPQELMENQRPNPPAMSPPRDTGQYEYVDNPAIECGQNENNAEQEYRSSKNQDPYALNNQEPQYRSSLDRRQNQDHPERAFQRDENYSAYESPPQYVVCPSYDRDRPREYRRSRRRHDNDMEYEDYRSRRRSNDYMDERERYSRYRERSEESGRKRSSSRRRDRDDIKYVECPAYRRRSSRRRHYDDEDDQSTNGQRTSRNSRHSTEQEYYDDRPDRETRETRDEESCDEDCPGFSGHRQDQETINPPPSKAKPKMEASKNCGKKECLFVKKTQQQQRMSSKKPMEEPRARNRSQSSSSRAQGTVKTAKGRSTSRSRNRNAAASDIDGIETETERNYPMECECESDSDHHHRTGKNRRSSYGKGRESSNPPTEIDTEVEQEMRPKQRKPFKCVKMCEVAVETDIDMTLKGRKCIKTHLDCYCSSERPENSNNLLLCECDTDTKSADSRKVTQKSNGNGNNSKRASPKLNNKNCPTSAPTRKTTTINTGNKNRQRSGFEASPELPNTFQTQPAAAAAAMPPTVKPVILKSFLIPPTIAKATMGIINNHISNFNQLLLDQQCLANKPVVRCLRRKPIPKPSRKNQTSEHPTVVLTGNPFKSIDFNATKRDVIILHPPVKDFRPSINSFAMDDVEVKRVKVQNSQPDANLQSRAPPSPPPVKPKRIIH
- the LOC6638279 gene encoding basic helix-loop-helix transcription factor amos codes for the protein MSYYYSSEDDLGNTSPEFQLQNYHPYISNDWQFLQVDAKDQQQQEQQDHLHLDHHHQQEHQQEKKIIRSALSDQTTLSPTVQKRRRQAANARERKRMNGLNEAFDRLREVVPAPSIDQKLSKYETLQMAQSYILALCDLLNNGEDVDDAASYTIFGGSESSYEMNGGQ